The Gossypium hirsutum isolate 1008001.06 chromosome D02, Gossypium_hirsutum_v2.1, whole genome shotgun sequence region GGGTTACTTTAGCATTTTTCACAAGGCCACAACCTGTTACACGGTTGTATACCCCTTCCATATGACCTTTAGCCTCTCACACggtttggccacacggccatgtgaccctagtTTTATAGTTTTGCccagaatttttttaattgtgtAATTTAGTCTCTGTATAGTTCTTgaattatttttagagttttatttctctcaattaaatccctaataatatgtatattttgGAATCTATGATCTGAGTGActgaattattattgttatatgcATGATATGTGAATGGTTCATGTCTACCGTCACTATATTTCTAATAAACTGTGTTGTTAATTCTGCCACTGTATTACTGATTGCATGTTTATCATGCCTACTATCACTGATGAACcgaatacatgttaagcatgtctattgttaatgaataaatttgttataagcatgtcatattgcattgcatggggtaggACGATATGAATGGATGAAGAATTAACAGTTCATCTGCAACGactagtggttcatccacaacgtACTAGCAGCTTGTTTGCAAACTtctttttttatctaaaaattttggtggttcatccacaattTTTATTACTAGCAGTTCATCTGCAACGACTAATGGTTTATCCACAACGTATTGGCAGCTTGTCTGTaaactttttatttgaaaattctagtggttcatccacaatTTTTATTACTGGCAGTTCATCTGCAATTACTAATGGTTTATCTACAACacagtgtgtagggatggatgagttATGGGGAACTCTTACTGTGGTGTGTAGCGaagttgggtaggattttctcTGATACATTGAAATTGCATCGCCATTCATAAGCATGTGCATGCATAAATGTGAATTCTGAAATATTATATTGATGTGTTGATCTAAAGAACTGATACTCAGAATCGCTATATGAGTgtgattattttgaaaatttttattttgtatgtttCATCTACTGTTTGCATTGATTTTCTTGTGtatagactcacactgagcttcttaagctcaccccatttttatttctatatttacAGATAAACCAACAAGGTTAGGACATAGACTCGACATTCCGAGTGTCTTGGCTcggattaatatttttattaaaaaatatttagatttattatttgaaatttttgttatttagAGATTGTATGGTTTATTTGAACTATGGCATGAGACTTAGGTTTTGGATTTATTTGGCATGCATGACATGTACGTTGATTTTAGGACTGCTGAAATATGGAACCTGATTTAATTTTGCATGAAATCTGATTTTCATTAAAACTATGTTAAATATCACTTTTATGCTACATGACTATGTAAATGAggtttgaaatatatataaaactggAATTCAACTTATGCAAAACAATCATTAAAGTCAACCGATTTTTGAAAAGATACTGTACCTTTTGAAAATGCACTAAGTTTTTCtactaaaataaacaaatgatttaaaaatattattttataaactcTGATAGTTTTACTGGGCTATTTTGGTGCCAATGTAATCTTCTGAATTCAGTCTTAACGTCTAGATcaggttggggaggttacaatcattgcccttaatatatattatcaacCCTAAGCTTAATTATCAAGCCGAGGTTGAGCTCGAGTTCAAATTTGAGTGCAAAAATTTGTAAATGAGCTTAATTGAGCTCAAGCTCAAGCAGCTCGATTATATCTTGAGTCGAGCTTGAGCTCAAGCTTGACAATATTTAGGTTCAACTTGACTCAGTTACACCCCTAATTGTCATAGAAAAGCGCTTGTTGAATCCTAAAGGATACTTTGTAGGTTAATTATCCTTAGGGGCAATGTTATACATACCTCAATGCATTAGTACTCACATTATCATTAAAAACAATGTTATACATGAAATAGGTGAACTCATAATGACTTTGTTTTCTTAGTAGATTTGGTTTGGAAAGATTGAAGTGAAGAGAATATATCTAGAAGAGGGAAATAGAGATTTATGAGGTTTGTTGTCCGATAAAATATTTAACCTAACCTCGTTGCGTATGTGTGACAATATCAAaatcatttaatattaaaaagaacACATATTTTAACTAACAATTGTTGGGTGTAATAGCAGGGCACACTGTATTTTCAAGAGAAGATGTAAGTTCGAACCATGAAGACGACATTATTGAAAAGGGCGACCATCAACCTCAACATAaaccataaaaaagaaagaaaaaaggtttTAGGGGTGTTGTTTGTATAAAAGTCTAAGTTGGTGCCCCAAAAGAAGTATTTATAATACATCTCAAATTTGAAGCattgaaaatatgatttattcAAAAAAGCCATTTAACCCTTACCGACATCCCACctcattaattttatttagtgcacatattaaaatttcttttgtAAATcgccatttatttttttaattcgatGGATTACTCTTTGGGGGTGAGAAAGACGAAAAGGATTGTGAAAATTGGTTGCCAGGAAAAGAtgtataataaattaaaagacaAGAACTGAATTACACGATTTAAATTCGTCTAATAAAAGTTTTATCAACCACCCTTTTTTGCAATTAAAAAGAGATGCATGTTAGGCTAAGCTAGGCCTGATCCTTGGCTGCTGCTTCGTCTTCCTTTGTTCTCTTTGCTTCTTCATCAATGCTATTCTCTCCCATCCAAGATTCCACTTTTCCTTCCACTTCCTCTACCTGcatttttaagttttaagatTACACAGAAATATTAATGGTATAGATACGAAGCTATCGCATCATTCGTTTCAACATAATCAACACATTTAATAATTTGTGTTATATAGATTAATACCAAAAAATAAGATATGTGCAGTTTCCGCCATTTAGTAGATAAAGAACATGAAGGTCCACCTACATATTTGAAATTACAATaaatttacttctttttttcactttgattttattttttatttttggattgttttgacTTTAAGCATTtagattttaataaatttaattttgtggGATGAAAAGTGATTCAAACATCCacgtatatataaaattttaaaaaatacataaaattattaaaattttcataaaattcatCTAACTTTTTAGAAAGTTACACATGAGTTACAACATCAacgttgttaaaattttaatagtttagtcAATTTTTTCGTCTAAAAAATaagtaatttgattaaattttgaagGTAGAGAGTTAAAGTGGCCAAAAAAGAATATGATCAAAGTGACAAAATGGGCAACTAGGGGCTAAATTTTtcattatgtttatattttttttattgaagtacTTGGAGGTCCCTGTATTATAGAGATTGAATCAAATTAGTCCTTCTATTATTAAgtggatcaatttagtccctatactatcaCAAAGAATCAAACAAGTCCAAattgtaacaaaattaacatttactgtataaaaaatgtcttgaatttttttcttcaattgcAATTCAATCCCAAACAAAAGATTTAATTTATAGaactataaaaactttaaaattactaacttttttaaacattaaatattaattttattccaatttgaccttatttagttctttttaatggtatgaattaaattaattcatttaataatagagaGACTAATTTGATTAGGTCTCTATAATTAAGAGATTTCTAGATACATTCACCTTTTTTTCCTTTGTTACTAGGGTTTTCCCTCAAGTCATTGAAACTAATAATATAATACTTTACCAATCCTTAAACTATCCATAAACCTCACAATCCTCGAGTTGAAAACTGAACTAAAATTCAATCGGTCtcctataaatattatttttaacggTAAACTACATAGATAGTCacctaacttttaaaaattttcattttagacattcaaaagaaaaaaaaattcaaaatggcGGGCACTCacattacaaaatttatttattttgatcactttggttaaaatagtaaattcgcatttcaactaattttttttccacCTTGGATATTAATATCCGTTTTATTATTTTGCATTCAagtgatttattttcattttaatcactaAAAAAAAGACCCTAAACCCTAACATTTTGGGAACATCTTGAATGTTAAAGCTTCTTTTTATCTGTTGCAACAAATCAAGAAGGGAAAACAAATGGTAATTTTTACACCACATTTTCAAGATTGGTGAGCTTAGGATGAAAATCCCAACTAAATATCTGTGTTGAAGGCTTTAGGGGTATTTTACTAGTTTAAATTTGCAACAGAAGACTTTGGTTAAAAAAGGGGTATTTTAATGCAAAATAATCAATGCCATGTTtgcaattttaataaaataaacaaatttcataaGGTGAGTATCCAtttggtaaatatttttttttaagtgcCTAAAATAAAAGGTATCTCtagtgataattttttttttctttttggatgtATTATCTAGAATTTATGCCagtgataaaatattaaaaatgctgAAAAGAAAAAGGGATTAGGTAAATAGCAATGAAAGCAAAATACCTTGTCAATGAGATCCCCAGCTAAGCGTGCACCGTCAGCTGTATTTTGAGCCATATCTTCAAGAAATTGAAGGGCATTTTTAAGTCTGCCTTCCGGCAGATGATTTCCGATATCATCCGCCACTTCCTCCACTTGTCCCGCCACTTTTTCCACAATATCCGTCACCTCTTCTGCTTTATCTATTATTGTTTCAACTTCGTCTGTACATATATACTACTTAACCTCAAAATATGTTGATGAGATATGGAAATGCAATTTGAATAACTTATGATCCATACCTTTCAGTTTTAACAATGGCCCCCATTTGCTCCTCCAAAAGGGTAGGATTATACTCATCACAAGTCCCACAACCCATAGTTTCCTGCTCAAAAACTCACTCTCAAATACATCATTTCTTTCCTTGTTtatttgtaaaaagaaaagaaaaaaaaaaggtagatAAGACTAACCAGGAACCAGGTTGTTGACCCTGTCTGTATTTAGCAACCTAAGACCGATGCCCGGCGGTTGCAGATTGTGGTTCCGTAGAATCTGATGATTTTTGGCCTTGTGTATTGAATTTGATATCACCAAGAAATGGCTAAAACGTATAATGGGAGGCTGGAGTTTGCAGGAATATGGCATTTGAAGTTTGCATGGAAAGATGGATGCTGAAGTAGTCGCCATAAATGTCTGGGAATGAAATGAAGTAAAGGtatgtgaaaatgagaaaaattCAGAGAGGGTTTTGTTGAATAAATTATAGCGCGTAGGAATGGCAGCTAGAAACGATCCAAAGTATGTTTTAGGTGGGTTAGGAAGAAaggtaaatattataaatttgattaaagtCAATGAACCCTAGTCCTGGTTAAGGCCATATGTTGAATTTCCTTACAAGTTTCCTCCTAACTGCTATTTCTAGTTCGTTTGTTTGATTTTCTTCAAGGAATAACGTCTTTTAATTTATTGGAATTTGTCAAATATCATATCTAAATGCACTACAAGTTATCATCAACCTATCAACTTGTATTGTAGATCCGGTCGgggatgaattttttatttttcttaaaaacaataTACACAAATAAAATTCAGATACGAGTGTAGAACTAAAATGGTTTTACAATTTTACATGATTTTTTatacaatcaattttttttaacatttatttatatatttaatttttttcacttaTAAGACACTCGTTGTATCTTCAATCCGCTTGTGAAAAACTCCCGAGATAATTATAAATTAGTCATTTCCCACCAAATTGACACCATTTTTATATTCTAAGCCCAACTAGTTTCAATAGATGGGTTTTCCGATTTAGGCCTACTTTAACAAAATTCTCGTATCAAttcaatcaataataaaaaaaccaaaagaaGCTTCAACCAGTTTGATCCatgttttggattttttttaaaattaggccCAAATGTTGGACTTCCTTTCCATTTTAAAATTTGGCCCAACTGCTCAAACCCATTAAAGATTAAAATGGTTCAAACCCAATAAagttgttttttattttgattttttttaaaaaaaataatgtttgttGTTTGATGTAGTGTAAAGCATTCTTTTGTCCTCCTTTAGCTGATATTCTGATACATCTTGTAAATTATAATTggatttttacttttttctttttgttgattTAGAGGAAAAATcttacataatttttaatttacaaatacaaaaatggagtgttttttttaaacaaaatggaGATATGTTAAAGTCAAGAATCTAATTGTTCAAACATAATTGAATTacattaattatgtttttttaattatcatttggatttgaattatataaaaagatttatttatttattatttgggtACTATTAAATAgcttattgaattaaaaaataatcatctTATTAATTAGACCATCGAagcataattatatatttatatatattaattttttatgtataaatttatattttaaatataaaacattattcctttataataaatttacaaattctaaatttattaaaataaaattaccattaagatgaaataactttttttttgaagacaattttaaaaatatgtcttatttgaaaaattgaagttGATTGGCATAACATATAtggttaacattattaatttattcaattactattgcaattaatataataaattatcaattaattCAATACTATTAATAATCTAATactataaatttattcaattagcaATATACATTTTGTAAGgattttgattatgtataattcCAAAAATTGGGTTGGAATGAATTAAGTTAGTGAAAAGAGTGGTCACCTCTTGATTTTGAATTAagattttggaaattttgtaaagtaatttagtttggtttagtggttaaaAGCTCTGGATGTGTGTTTAAGGTTTTGTATTCAAATCccttttttggaatttttattgtttttgtctTGACCTCTATTTCCAATCAACTaatgtcaagaatgagcctgttaGTTTGGTAGTAAGGTATTTATTAATTTGCCTAtttgtcttgtgtttgaatctttgTGAAAGTAATAAGgaaatattttacattttctttctttttcttgaaaataacttaattttatttttttaaagcttttaattaaattcttgttTTTCTCGCGTTTTTCTCTTCCTTCCCCACAAAACTGTTTCGGTTCTCTGCTTCTCTACGTTTTCtatcctttttatttcatttttttgcttTCTGGATTCAAATCTTGATGCGGGTGTGGCGAATTTGTTATTCGTTATCCTTATGGAACACTTTATTTCCGTTGGGTAAGGGTTTAATGTCTTCCATCGTTAGTTAATAACCTCTTTTGCTGTTGGATACCGAATTTGAGTCATAAGGGTTAAACTCTATTTTGGGTAATTGGTTTGATTGTTTGATGTGATTCTAAGAAAGGATCGGACAACAATTGACGCTTCTCTAGCCTCTTAAACATTAGTTTGCTAACGATTTTTGCTGTGTAAGTGTTTGTCATTTTGGAAGTCGGATATGAACGTTTGTGTTAGGAAAGTTGATTTGGTTTCTGTATAATCATTTAATTGCACGCGTTTATGTCATTTTTAGGCTCTGAAATCTTCAATGCTACTTCTACGTCGAAATTGtaccaggtgtgtaacgaaaacccgAGAAATCAATGAATGGTAGAAGCCAAAATTGGGGCTATGATAAAAGatgaaaaggatgaacacaaaagcggatcgtaaagtttgtcaaagtcgcggatttgacttagggctttaGACAttcggaaagaaacttggattttgacacaacctgaaacgaaATCGAATCCAAGtgagataaaacaattaaaataaataactaaaataaaataataaatcaaagattagaaTAATAAGGAAacgaataaagaaaaataaatagaaagatagAATGTGgcatgtagaagtcctaagaaaccttggaaacacgaagaatccacaaccccctgcAAGTGACTCTAAATTCCCCTCCAAGATAGaaaccttggcaagaaaaagtttgaagatgatcccctcaatctaaaaagattattaaaactcttctaaaagaaattcaagagaaattcttgaaaagaaaaatatagagagaatttattaactcaaaagagaaatagaataataatgaattaacTCCATTGTGTACACAATGTATTGCCATACATGTGACTTCATGGCAATACTAATATGGTCCTTTGAGGTTTGAAAAATCGGTCCTGCGAAGCGTGGACTCCCCTTCTGTTTCTATTATTGTACTACAGCATGTCCTATATGCTTAACGTTCTGATTTTGAATATGCATGTCATGACACATTGTATGGGGTTCGGGATAATGTGAAAGAAGGAAGTTCTGTCAGTTTAATGATCTGCATTatctagtggtttatccacaattttgtctggcagcttgtctgcaataatagtggcttgaccacaaaTATATGATCTGACAATTTTAATTGCAATTCTAGTGGCAATGTCCACAATTATCTGTTGGT contains the following coding sequences:
- the LOC107908329 gene encoding uncharacterized protein, whose amino-acid sequence is MSIILPFWRSKWGPLLKLKDEVETIIDKAEEVTDIVEKVAGQVEEVADDIGNHLPEGRLKNALQFLEDMAQNTADGARLAGDLIDKVEEVEGKVESWMGENSIDEEAKRTKEDEAAAKDQA